The following are encoded together in the Chlorocebus sabaeus isolate Y175 chromosome 12, mChlSab1.0.hap1, whole genome shotgun sequence genome:
- the LOC103219880 gene encoding uncharacterized protein translates to MEEMAGCERQRLAGTIKRFTALGGLSKCPARATIKGQIQLPGRKVISSRILAPPANPPLVSPRAASSWVAFGEAVGPHPPESFVGDWGREAPLYASPPTAGLAPRSSSQAKSKGRRGGGSKSAPRSRESWLTPSGAWGAHIHGRATCEPVAQQRDARNRDPGTTTTAVTAAGGAQPPALTRIRWEDAHTAGPPSAARRCGPPLSGPGSGSHWPPFSPAGAGLGRRLSRCEPGAPSLPLPGPRRPLPLGCALGAGPQRAQLPSPLLHASWAQRRRWQQSLRRFLRSVDGGQDLQASKGREEKSYRFFPYSPEMTLNLDLVRRGMRSREKRCMANLELAFEASAWK, encoded by the exons ATGGAGGAGATGG CTGGCTGCGAACGTCAACGCTTAGCAGGAACGATTAAGCGATTCACAGCACTCGGGGGATTGTCTAAATGCCCGGCCCGGGCGACCATCAAGGGACAGATTCAACTCCCCGGGCGCAAAGTCATCTCCAGCCGGATCCTCGCTCCCCCTGCAAACCCACCGCTCGTCTCCCCGAGAGCTGCCTCC AGCTGGGTTGCATTTGGTGAGGCGGTTGGCCCGCATCCCCCTGAGTCGTTTGTAGGTGACTGGGGAAGGGAAGCGCCCCTCTACGCGTCTCCCCCGACGGCAGGCCTTGCCCCGCGCTCCTCATCCCAAGCCAAAAGCAAGGGTAGGAGAGGCGGGGGCTCCAAATCCGCTCCCCGGAGCAGAGAGAGTTGGCTAACTCCTAGCGGGGCCTGGGGCGCCCACATCCACGGCAGAGCCACCTGTGAGCCTGTAGCGCAGCAACGGGATGCCCGCAACCGGGATCCGGGGACCACGACCACCGCGGTTACAGCAGCAGGCGGGGCGCAGCCGCCCGCACTTACCAGGATAAGATGGGAGGACGCGCACACGGCGGGGCCCCCGAGCGCGGCCCGCCGCTGCGGTCCGCCGCTCTCAGGCCCGGGCTCTGGCTCGCACTGGCCGCCGTTCTCGCCAGCCGGGGCTGGTCTCGGGAGGAGACTGAGCCGCTGTGAGCCCGGCGCTCCGAGTCTGCCGCTGCCCGGCCCCCGCCGGCCCCTCCCTCTGGGCTGCGCGCTGGGAGCGGGGCCGCAGCGCGCTCAGCTCCCGAGTCCTTTGCTCCACGCCTCCTGGGCGCAGAGGCGACGCTGGCAGCAGTCTCTTAGGAGATTTCTCCGCAGTGTGGACGGGGGTCAGGATTTGCAGGCGAGCAAGGGCAGAGAGGAGAAATCGTACAG gttctTCCCCTACAGCCCAGAGATGACCCTGAATCTTGATCTGGTGAGAAGGGGAATGAGATCCAG AGAGAAAAGATGCATGGCAAACCTAGAACTTGCTTTTGAAGCTTCAGCTTGGAAGTGA